The following proteins are co-located in the Apium graveolens cultivar Ventura chromosome 5, ASM990537v1, whole genome shotgun sequence genome:
- the LOC141724592 gene encoding protein phosphatase 2C and cyclic nucleotide-binding/kinase domain-containing protein isoform X1, translated as MVLVCFWLLFAIMGCVYSKDCIGDICAPKDSKVKKIGNARAAEIGVFSPATSDADDDEARDQSSHLRDHEAGISRLSRVSAQFLPPNGSRTVHVPMGNYELRYSFLSQRGFYPDALDKANQDSFCIHTPFGTNPNDHFFGVFDGHGEYGAQCSQFVKQKLCENLLRNSRFHMDAVEACYASFLKTNSELHDDDIDDSMSGTTAITVLVRDGTIYVANSGDSRAVIAERRGANIVAVDLSIDQTPFRDDELERVRLCGARVLTLDQIEGLKNPDVQCWDTEEGDDGDPPRLWVPNGMYPGTAFTRSIGDSIAESIGVVGNPEIVAFELTADHPFFVLASDGVFEFLSSQAVVDMVGKYKDPRDACAAIVAESYRLWLQYETRTDDITVIVVHISGLINSSGGQSASPSDVLKPPLPQFVEISGSESPSVMGWNIRHQRVRQDISRTRLRAIESSLENGQVWVPPSPAHRKTWEEEAHIERALHDHFLFRKLTDSQCHVLLDCMQRVEFQPGDIVVKLGGEGDCFYVVGSGVFEVLAKQDETSGEVPKVLQQYTAEKLSSFGELALMYNKPLQASVRAVTHGTLWALKREDFRGILMSEFSNLSSLKLLRSVDLLSKLTILQLSHIADSLSEVFFSDGQILIDRNEDLQGLYIVQKGQVIINYDLEAVRDRNPTSLLSESLNQQNTAASNKESTVKKTEGSYFGEWTLVGESIESLSATAVGNVTCAVLTKEKFESIVGPLVKLPQDDYYKSSESSARFPKDSAGRIDPSTLSTVQLSDLEWRTCKYSTDCSEIGLVLVRNSAENLLTLKRFSKQKIRNLAKEAQVLKEKDLLKSLSHSSSVPQLLCTCADHTHAGMLLNTCIACPITSILQNPLGEPSARFFAASVVTALEDLHKNGVLYRGVSPDVLMLDQTGYLQLVDFRFGKRLADERTFTICGMADSLAPEIVQGKGHGLPADWWALGVLVYFLLKGEMPFGSWRESEIDTFAKIAKGQFTLPHTFSAEAVDLITKLLDIDENTRLGSQGADYVKSHPWFNDIDWKEVEEHSFPVPHEIICRINQHLENQSEEVASSALFAAQDLEELNTPEWLEDW; from the exons ATGGTCTTGGTTTGTTTCTGGTTGTTGTTTGCGATAATGGGTTGTGTTTATTCCAAAGATTGTATTGGTGATATATGTGCACCTAAAGATtctaaggttaaaaaaattggTAATGCTAGAGCTGCTGAAATTGGTGTTTTTTCACCTGCTACCTCGGATGCGGATGACGATGAAGCTAGAGACCAATCGAGTCACCTTAGGGACCATGAAGCAGGTATAAGCAGGTTGTCCAGGGTTTCAGCTCAATTTCTACCTCCTAATGGGTCTCGAACTGTTCATGTTCCAATGGGAAATTATGAACTGCGATATTCTTTTTTGTCTCAGCGGGGGTTTTATCCTGATGCTCTTGATAAAGCTAACCAAGATAGTTTTTGCATTCACACTCCTTTCGGGACAAATCCTAATGACCACTTTTTTGGGGTTTTTGATGGGCATGGTGAATATGGAGCTCAATGCTCACAATTTGTAAAGCAGAAGTTATGTGAAAATTTACTTAGGAATAGTCGGTTTCATATGGATGCTGTAGAGGCATGTTATGCTTCTTTTTTAAAGACAAATTCAGAGCTACATGATGATGATATTGATGATAGTATGAGTGGGACGACAGCAATTACAGTGTTAGTTCGGGATGGGACTATATATGTTGCCAATTCTGGAGATTCCAGGGCTGTTATTGCCGAAAGGAGAGGTGCAAATATTGTAGCTGTTGACCTATCAATAGATCAAACTCCTTTTAGAGATGATGAACTTGAACGGGTTAGGCTATGTGGAGCTAGGGTTCTTACATTGGATCAGATTGAAGGGCTAAAAAACCCAGATGTACAGTGTTGGGATACCGAAGAGGGAGATGATGGCGATCCTCCTAGATTATGGGTTCCAAACGGGATGTATCCTGGCACAGCATTCACAAGAAGCATTGGTGATTCTATTGCTGAGTCAATTGGGGTTGTTGGAAACCCTGAAATCGTGGCCTTCGAACTTACGGCTGATCATCCTTTCTTTGTTCTTGCCAGTGACGGGGTGTTTGAGTTCCTTTCTAGCCAAGCAGTGGTTGACATG GTAGGAAAATACAAGGATCCCCGTGATGCTTGTGCTGCCATTGTCGCTGAATCTTATCGACTGTGGCTACAGTATGAAACTCGTACAGATGATATTACAGTAATTGTTGTGCATATTAGCGGATTAATAAAT AGTTCTGGTGGTCAATCAGCAAGCCCTAGTGATGTTCTAAAACCTCCCCTACCCCAATTTGTAGAGATTTCAGGATCAGAATCTCCTTCTGTGATGGGCTGGAATATTAGGCATCAGCGCGTGAGGCAAGATATATCAAGAACACGTCTTCGTGCAATTGAAAGTTCTTTAGAGAATGGACAAGTGTGGGTACCTCCATCTCCAGCCCACAGGAAAACATGGGAAGAAGAA GCACATATTGAGCGGGCCTTGCACGATCATTTTCTATTCAGAAAGCTTACTGATTCTCAGTGTCACGTACTATTAGATTGCATGCAACGAGTGGAGTTTCAACCAGGAGACATCGTAGTGAAGCTG GGGGGAGAAGGGGACTGCTTTTATGTTGTAGGCAGTGGAGTATTTGAGGTCTTGGCAAAGCAG GACGAGACAAGCGGAGAGGTGCCGAAGGTCTTGCAACAATATACAGCTGAAAAGTTGTCATCATTTGGAGAGCTCGCACTCAT GTATAATAAACCTCTACAAGCTTCTGTCCGTGCTGTGACACATGGAACCCTTTGGGCTCTGAAAAGAGAAGATTTTAGAGGAATTCTTATGTCAGAGTTTTCGAATTTGTCATCATTGAAGTTGCTGCGGTCAGTGGATCTTCTCTCAAAACTGACTATACTGCAACTGAGTCATATTGCAGATTCTCTTTCAGAAGTTTTTTTCTCCGATGGCCAGATACTAATTGATAGG AATGAGGATCTTCAGGGATTGTATATTGTCCAGAAGGGACAAGTaataattaattatgatttggAAGCAGTAAGAGATCGAAATCCCACGAGCCTTTTGTCAGAGAGTCTAAATCAACAAAATACTGCAGCTAGCAATAAAGAATCCACAGTGAAGAAGACCGAGGGAAGCTATTTTGGTGAGTGGACACTCGTTGGTGAAAGCATAGAGTCCTTGAGCGCTACTGCAGTGGGTAATGTGACTTGCGCTGTGTTAACAAAGGAAAAGTTTGAGTCAATCGTTGGCCCTCTAGTAAAACTTCCACAGGATGACTATTACAA GTCAAGCGAAAGTTCTGCACGGTTTCCAAAGGATTCTGCTGGAAGGATTGATCCTTCTACCCTTTCAACAGTTCAACTTTCAGATTTG GAGTGGAGGACATGCAAATATTCTACTGACTGCAGTGAAATTGGCCTTGTTCTTGTAAGGAATTCAG CAGAAAACTTGCTTACTTTGAAGAGGTTTTCAAAGCAGAAAATAAGAAATCTGGCAAAAGAAGCTCAGGTTTTGAAGGAAAAAGATCTCCTGAAAAGTTTAAGCCATTCGTCTTCTGTGCCACAACTTCTCTGCACATGTGCTGATCATACACATGCAGGCATGCTTCTAAATACATGCATTGCTTGCCCTATTACTTCCATTCTTCAGAACCCACTTGGTGAACCTTCCGCAAGGTTCTTTGCTGCCTCTGTTGTCACTGCCCTAGAAGATTTACACAAG AATGGTGTTCTTTACAGAGGTGTGTCTCCAGATGTCCTAATGCTCGATCAAACAGGATATTTGCAG CTTGTGGACTTCAGGTTTGGGAAAAGGTTAGCCGATGAAAGAACATTTACAATATGTGGAATGGCTGACTCTTTGGCTCCAGAAATAGTCCAAGGGAAAGGACATGGTCTTCCTGCTGACTG GTGGGCCTTGGGTGTGTTGGTCTATTTCTTGTTAAAAGGTGAAATGCCGTTTGGTTCATGGAGAGAGAGTGAAATTGATACATTTGCAAAGATTGCAAAAGGACAGTTCACGCTTCCACATACTTTTAGTGCTGAAGCCGTTGATCTCATCACTAAG tTACTAGACATTGATGAAAACACAAGACTTGGAAGCCAAGGCGCTGACTATGTTAAAAGTCATCCATGGTTTAATGACATTGATTGGAAAGAAGTAGAAGAACATTCTTTTCCCGTGCCCCATGAGATCATCTGCCGCATAAATCAACATTTAGAAAATCAAAGTGAAGAGGTAGCTTCTTCTGCACTTTTCGCAGCCCAAGACCTAGAAGAGCTCAACACTCCAGAATGGCTGGAGGACTGGTAG
- the LOC141724592 gene encoding protein phosphatase 2C and cyclic nucleotide-binding/kinase domain-containing protein isoform X4: MRMTMKLETNRVTLGTMKQRGFYPDALDKANQDSFCIHTPFGTNPNDHFFGVFDGHGEYGAQCSQFVKQKLCENLLRNSRFHMDAVEACYASFLKTNSELHDDDIDDSMSGTTAITVLVRDGTIYVANSGDSRAVIAERRGANIVAVDLSIDQTPFRDDELERVRLCGARVLTLDQIEGLKNPDVQCWDTEEGDDGDPPRLWVPNGMYPGTAFTRSIGDSIAESIGVVGNPEIVAFELTADHPFFVLASDGVFEFLSSQAVVDMVGKYKDPRDACAAIVAESYRLWLQYETRTDDITVIVVHISGLINSSGGQSASPSDVLKPPLPQFVEISGSESPSVMGWNIRHQRVRQDISRTRLRAIESSLENGQVWVPPSPAHRKTWEEEAHIERALHDHFLFRKLTDSQCHVLLDCMQRVEFQPGDIVVKLGGEGDCFYVVGSGVFEVLAKQDETSGEVPKVLQQYTAEKLSSFGELALMYNKPLQASVRAVTHGTLWALKREDFRGILMSEFSNLSSLKLLRSVDLLSKLTILQLSHIADSLSEVFFSDGQILIDRNEDLQGLYIVQKGQVIINYDLEAVRDRNPTSLLSESLNQQNTAASNKESTVKKTEGSYFGEWTLVGESIESLSATAVGNVTCAVLTKEKFESIVGPLVKLPQDDYYKSSESSARFPKDSAGRIDPSTLSTVQLSDLEWRTCKYSTDCSEIGLVLVRNSAENLLTLKRFSKQKIRNLAKEAQVLKEKDLLKSLSHSSSVPQLLCTCADHTHAGMLLNTCIACPITSILQNPLGEPSARFFAASVVTALEDLHKNGVLYRGVSPDVLMLDQTGYLQLVDFRFGKRLADERTFTICGMADSLAPEIVQGKGHGLPADWWALGVLVYFLLKGEMPFGSWRESEIDTFAKIAKGQFTLPHTFSAEAVDLITKLLDIDENTRLGSQGADYVKSHPWFNDIDWKEVEEHSFPVPHEIICRINQHLENQSEEVASSALFAAQDLEELNTPEWLEDW; the protein is encoded by the exons ATGCGGATGACGATGAAGCTAGAGACCAATCGAGTCACCTTAGGGACCATGAAGCAG CGGGGGTTTTATCCTGATGCTCTTGATAAAGCTAACCAAGATAGTTTTTGCATTCACACTCCTTTCGGGACAAATCCTAATGACCACTTTTTTGGGGTTTTTGATGGGCATGGTGAATATGGAGCTCAATGCTCACAATTTGTAAAGCAGAAGTTATGTGAAAATTTACTTAGGAATAGTCGGTTTCATATGGATGCTGTAGAGGCATGTTATGCTTCTTTTTTAAAGACAAATTCAGAGCTACATGATGATGATATTGATGATAGTATGAGTGGGACGACAGCAATTACAGTGTTAGTTCGGGATGGGACTATATATGTTGCCAATTCTGGAGATTCCAGGGCTGTTATTGCCGAAAGGAGAGGTGCAAATATTGTAGCTGTTGACCTATCAATAGATCAAACTCCTTTTAGAGATGATGAACTTGAACGGGTTAGGCTATGTGGAGCTAGGGTTCTTACATTGGATCAGATTGAAGGGCTAAAAAACCCAGATGTACAGTGTTGGGATACCGAAGAGGGAGATGATGGCGATCCTCCTAGATTATGGGTTCCAAACGGGATGTATCCTGGCACAGCATTCACAAGAAGCATTGGTGATTCTATTGCTGAGTCAATTGGGGTTGTTGGAAACCCTGAAATCGTGGCCTTCGAACTTACGGCTGATCATCCTTTCTTTGTTCTTGCCAGTGACGGGGTGTTTGAGTTCCTTTCTAGCCAAGCAGTGGTTGACATG GTAGGAAAATACAAGGATCCCCGTGATGCTTGTGCTGCCATTGTCGCTGAATCTTATCGACTGTGGCTACAGTATGAAACTCGTACAGATGATATTACAGTAATTGTTGTGCATATTAGCGGATTAATAAAT AGTTCTGGTGGTCAATCAGCAAGCCCTAGTGATGTTCTAAAACCTCCCCTACCCCAATTTGTAGAGATTTCAGGATCAGAATCTCCTTCTGTGATGGGCTGGAATATTAGGCATCAGCGCGTGAGGCAAGATATATCAAGAACACGTCTTCGTGCAATTGAAAGTTCTTTAGAGAATGGACAAGTGTGGGTACCTCCATCTCCAGCCCACAGGAAAACATGGGAAGAAGAA GCACATATTGAGCGGGCCTTGCACGATCATTTTCTATTCAGAAAGCTTACTGATTCTCAGTGTCACGTACTATTAGATTGCATGCAACGAGTGGAGTTTCAACCAGGAGACATCGTAGTGAAGCTG GGGGGAGAAGGGGACTGCTTTTATGTTGTAGGCAGTGGAGTATTTGAGGTCTTGGCAAAGCAG GACGAGACAAGCGGAGAGGTGCCGAAGGTCTTGCAACAATATACAGCTGAAAAGTTGTCATCATTTGGAGAGCTCGCACTCAT GTATAATAAACCTCTACAAGCTTCTGTCCGTGCTGTGACACATGGAACCCTTTGGGCTCTGAAAAGAGAAGATTTTAGAGGAATTCTTATGTCAGAGTTTTCGAATTTGTCATCATTGAAGTTGCTGCGGTCAGTGGATCTTCTCTCAAAACTGACTATACTGCAACTGAGTCATATTGCAGATTCTCTTTCAGAAGTTTTTTTCTCCGATGGCCAGATACTAATTGATAGG AATGAGGATCTTCAGGGATTGTATATTGTCCAGAAGGGACAAGTaataattaattatgatttggAAGCAGTAAGAGATCGAAATCCCACGAGCCTTTTGTCAGAGAGTCTAAATCAACAAAATACTGCAGCTAGCAATAAAGAATCCACAGTGAAGAAGACCGAGGGAAGCTATTTTGGTGAGTGGACACTCGTTGGTGAAAGCATAGAGTCCTTGAGCGCTACTGCAGTGGGTAATGTGACTTGCGCTGTGTTAACAAAGGAAAAGTTTGAGTCAATCGTTGGCCCTCTAGTAAAACTTCCACAGGATGACTATTACAA GTCAAGCGAAAGTTCTGCACGGTTTCCAAAGGATTCTGCTGGAAGGATTGATCCTTCTACCCTTTCAACAGTTCAACTTTCAGATTTG GAGTGGAGGACATGCAAATATTCTACTGACTGCAGTGAAATTGGCCTTGTTCTTGTAAGGAATTCAG CAGAAAACTTGCTTACTTTGAAGAGGTTTTCAAAGCAGAAAATAAGAAATCTGGCAAAAGAAGCTCAGGTTTTGAAGGAAAAAGATCTCCTGAAAAGTTTAAGCCATTCGTCTTCTGTGCCACAACTTCTCTGCACATGTGCTGATCATACACATGCAGGCATGCTTCTAAATACATGCATTGCTTGCCCTATTACTTCCATTCTTCAGAACCCACTTGGTGAACCTTCCGCAAGGTTCTTTGCTGCCTCTGTTGTCACTGCCCTAGAAGATTTACACAAG AATGGTGTTCTTTACAGAGGTGTGTCTCCAGATGTCCTAATGCTCGATCAAACAGGATATTTGCAG CTTGTGGACTTCAGGTTTGGGAAAAGGTTAGCCGATGAAAGAACATTTACAATATGTGGAATGGCTGACTCTTTGGCTCCAGAAATAGTCCAAGGGAAAGGACATGGTCTTCCTGCTGACTG GTGGGCCTTGGGTGTGTTGGTCTATTTCTTGTTAAAAGGTGAAATGCCGTTTGGTTCATGGAGAGAGAGTGAAATTGATACATTTGCAAAGATTGCAAAAGGACAGTTCACGCTTCCACATACTTTTAGTGCTGAAGCCGTTGATCTCATCACTAAG tTACTAGACATTGATGAAAACACAAGACTTGGAAGCCAAGGCGCTGACTATGTTAAAAGTCATCCATGGTTTAATGACATTGATTGGAAAGAAGTAGAAGAACATTCTTTTCCCGTGCCCCATGAGATCATCTGCCGCATAAATCAACATTTAGAAAATCAAAGTGAAGAGGTAGCTTCTTCTGCACTTTTCGCAGCCCAAGACCTAGAAGAGCTCAACACTCCAGAATGGCTGGAGGACTGGTAG
- the LOC141724592 gene encoding protein phosphatase 2C and cyclic nucleotide-binding/kinase domain-containing protein isoform X2 translates to MVLVCFWLLFAIMGCVYSKDCIGDICAPKDSKVKKIGNARAAEIGVFSPATSDADDDEARDQSSHLRDHEAGISRLSRVSAQFLPPNGSRTVHVPMGNYELRYSFLSQRGFYPDALDKANQDSFCIHTPFGTNPNDHFFGVFDGHGEYGAQCSQFVKQKLCENLLRNSRFHMDAVEACYASFLKTNSELHDDDIDDSMSGTTAITVLVRDGTIYVANSGDSRAVIAERRGANIVAVDLSIDQTPFRDDELERVRLCGARVLTLDQIEGLKNPDVQCWDTEEGDDGDPPRLWVPNGMYPGTAFTRSIGDSIAESIGVVGNPEIVAFELTADHPFFVLASDGVFEFLSSQAVVDMVGKYKDPRDACAAIVAESYRLWLQYETRTDDITVIVVHISGLINSSGGQSASPSDVLKPPLPQFVEISGSESPSVMGWNIRHQRVRQDISRTRLRAIESSLENGQVWVPPSPAHRKTWEEEAHIERALHDHFLFRKLTDSQCHVLLDCMQRVEFQPGDIVVKLGGEGDCFYVVGSGVFEVLAKQDETSGEVPKVLQQYTAEKLSSFGELALMYNKPLQASVRAVTHGTLWALKREDFRGILMSEFSNLSSLKLLRSVDLLSKLTILQLSHIADSLSEVFFSDGQILIDRNEDLQGLYIVQKGQVIINYDLEAVRDRNPTSLLSESLNQQNTAASNKESTVKKTEGSYFGEWTLVGESIESLSATAVGNVTCAVLTKEKFESIVGPLVKLPQDDYYKSSESSARFPKDSAGRIDPSTLSTVQLSDLEWRTCKYSTDCSEIGLVLVRNSENLLTLKRFSKQKIRNLAKEAQVLKEKDLLKSLSHSSSVPQLLCTCADHTHAGMLLNTCIACPITSILQNPLGEPSARFFAASVVTALEDLHKNGVLYRGVSPDVLMLDQTGYLQLVDFRFGKRLADERTFTICGMADSLAPEIVQGKGHGLPADWWALGVLVYFLLKGEMPFGSWRESEIDTFAKIAKGQFTLPHTFSAEAVDLITKLLDIDENTRLGSQGADYVKSHPWFNDIDWKEVEEHSFPVPHEIICRINQHLENQSEEVASSALFAAQDLEELNTPEWLEDW, encoded by the exons ATGGTCTTGGTTTGTTTCTGGTTGTTGTTTGCGATAATGGGTTGTGTTTATTCCAAAGATTGTATTGGTGATATATGTGCACCTAAAGATtctaaggttaaaaaaattggTAATGCTAGAGCTGCTGAAATTGGTGTTTTTTCACCTGCTACCTCGGATGCGGATGACGATGAAGCTAGAGACCAATCGAGTCACCTTAGGGACCATGAAGCAGGTATAAGCAGGTTGTCCAGGGTTTCAGCTCAATTTCTACCTCCTAATGGGTCTCGAACTGTTCATGTTCCAATGGGAAATTATGAACTGCGATATTCTTTTTTGTCTCAGCGGGGGTTTTATCCTGATGCTCTTGATAAAGCTAACCAAGATAGTTTTTGCATTCACACTCCTTTCGGGACAAATCCTAATGACCACTTTTTTGGGGTTTTTGATGGGCATGGTGAATATGGAGCTCAATGCTCACAATTTGTAAAGCAGAAGTTATGTGAAAATTTACTTAGGAATAGTCGGTTTCATATGGATGCTGTAGAGGCATGTTATGCTTCTTTTTTAAAGACAAATTCAGAGCTACATGATGATGATATTGATGATAGTATGAGTGGGACGACAGCAATTACAGTGTTAGTTCGGGATGGGACTATATATGTTGCCAATTCTGGAGATTCCAGGGCTGTTATTGCCGAAAGGAGAGGTGCAAATATTGTAGCTGTTGACCTATCAATAGATCAAACTCCTTTTAGAGATGATGAACTTGAACGGGTTAGGCTATGTGGAGCTAGGGTTCTTACATTGGATCAGATTGAAGGGCTAAAAAACCCAGATGTACAGTGTTGGGATACCGAAGAGGGAGATGATGGCGATCCTCCTAGATTATGGGTTCCAAACGGGATGTATCCTGGCACAGCATTCACAAGAAGCATTGGTGATTCTATTGCTGAGTCAATTGGGGTTGTTGGAAACCCTGAAATCGTGGCCTTCGAACTTACGGCTGATCATCCTTTCTTTGTTCTTGCCAGTGACGGGGTGTTTGAGTTCCTTTCTAGCCAAGCAGTGGTTGACATG GTAGGAAAATACAAGGATCCCCGTGATGCTTGTGCTGCCATTGTCGCTGAATCTTATCGACTGTGGCTACAGTATGAAACTCGTACAGATGATATTACAGTAATTGTTGTGCATATTAGCGGATTAATAAAT AGTTCTGGTGGTCAATCAGCAAGCCCTAGTGATGTTCTAAAACCTCCCCTACCCCAATTTGTAGAGATTTCAGGATCAGAATCTCCTTCTGTGATGGGCTGGAATATTAGGCATCAGCGCGTGAGGCAAGATATATCAAGAACACGTCTTCGTGCAATTGAAAGTTCTTTAGAGAATGGACAAGTGTGGGTACCTCCATCTCCAGCCCACAGGAAAACATGGGAAGAAGAA GCACATATTGAGCGGGCCTTGCACGATCATTTTCTATTCAGAAAGCTTACTGATTCTCAGTGTCACGTACTATTAGATTGCATGCAACGAGTGGAGTTTCAACCAGGAGACATCGTAGTGAAGCTG GGGGGAGAAGGGGACTGCTTTTATGTTGTAGGCAGTGGAGTATTTGAGGTCTTGGCAAAGCAG GACGAGACAAGCGGAGAGGTGCCGAAGGTCTTGCAACAATATACAGCTGAAAAGTTGTCATCATTTGGAGAGCTCGCACTCAT GTATAATAAACCTCTACAAGCTTCTGTCCGTGCTGTGACACATGGAACCCTTTGGGCTCTGAAAAGAGAAGATTTTAGAGGAATTCTTATGTCAGAGTTTTCGAATTTGTCATCATTGAAGTTGCTGCGGTCAGTGGATCTTCTCTCAAAACTGACTATACTGCAACTGAGTCATATTGCAGATTCTCTTTCAGAAGTTTTTTTCTCCGATGGCCAGATACTAATTGATAGG AATGAGGATCTTCAGGGATTGTATATTGTCCAGAAGGGACAAGTaataattaattatgatttggAAGCAGTAAGAGATCGAAATCCCACGAGCCTTTTGTCAGAGAGTCTAAATCAACAAAATACTGCAGCTAGCAATAAAGAATCCACAGTGAAGAAGACCGAGGGAAGCTATTTTGGTGAGTGGACACTCGTTGGTGAAAGCATAGAGTCCTTGAGCGCTACTGCAGTGGGTAATGTGACTTGCGCTGTGTTAACAAAGGAAAAGTTTGAGTCAATCGTTGGCCCTCTAGTAAAACTTCCACAGGATGACTATTACAA GTCAAGCGAAAGTTCTGCACGGTTTCCAAAGGATTCTGCTGGAAGGATTGATCCTTCTACCCTTTCAACAGTTCAACTTTCAGATTTG GAGTGGAGGACATGCAAATATTCTACTGACTGCAGTGAAATTGGCCTTGTTCTTGTAAGGAATTCAG AAAACTTGCTTACTTTGAAGAGGTTTTCAAAGCAGAAAATAAGAAATCTGGCAAAAGAAGCTCAGGTTTTGAAGGAAAAAGATCTCCTGAAAAGTTTAAGCCATTCGTCTTCTGTGCCACAACTTCTCTGCACATGTGCTGATCATACACATGCAGGCATGCTTCTAAATACATGCATTGCTTGCCCTATTACTTCCATTCTTCAGAACCCACTTGGTGAACCTTCCGCAAGGTTCTTTGCTGCCTCTGTTGTCACTGCCCTAGAAGATTTACACAAG AATGGTGTTCTTTACAGAGGTGTGTCTCCAGATGTCCTAATGCTCGATCAAACAGGATATTTGCAG CTTGTGGACTTCAGGTTTGGGAAAAGGTTAGCCGATGAAAGAACATTTACAATATGTGGAATGGCTGACTCTTTGGCTCCAGAAATAGTCCAAGGGAAAGGACATGGTCTTCCTGCTGACTG GTGGGCCTTGGGTGTGTTGGTCTATTTCTTGTTAAAAGGTGAAATGCCGTTTGGTTCATGGAGAGAGAGTGAAATTGATACATTTGCAAAGATTGCAAAAGGACAGTTCACGCTTCCACATACTTTTAGTGCTGAAGCCGTTGATCTCATCACTAAG tTACTAGACATTGATGAAAACACAAGACTTGGAAGCCAAGGCGCTGACTATGTTAAAAGTCATCCATGGTTTAATGACATTGATTGGAAAGAAGTAGAAGAACATTCTTTTCCCGTGCCCCATGAGATCATCTGCCGCATAAATCAACATTTAGAAAATCAAAGTGAAGAGGTAGCTTCTTCTGCACTTTTCGCAGCCCAAGACCTAGAAGAGCTCAACACTCCAGAATGGCTGGAGGACTGGTAG